One genomic region from Cyanobium usitatum str. Tous encodes:
- a CDS encoding CAAD domain-containing protein, which produces MADDTTTNPETDPAPQAAPPEPSIAATLVIEAIPSASSPNNEAEPQSGEGGEWELLLGKLRQWLDQNELNKLWAQARKPVTILAALVGLLLVLRVYSAVLTALDSLPLVPGLLELVGVVWAVRYGIPKLLRSSERERLLGGLNQSWKAFRGKD; this is translated from the coding sequence ATGGCCGACGACACCACCACCAACCCCGAAACCGATCCCGCTCCACAGGCGGCGCCCCCCGAGCCCAGCATTGCCGCCACCCTGGTGATTGAAGCCATTCCCAGCGCCAGCTCGCCAAATAACGAGGCCGAACCCCAAAGCGGCGAAGGTGGTGAGTGGGAGCTGCTACTTGGCAAGCTGCGCCAGTGGCTCGATCAAAACGAGCTCAACAAGCTGTGGGCCCAGGCCCGCAAACCGGTGACCATCCTGGCTGCCCTGGTGGGCCTGCTACTGGTGCTGCGGGTTTACAGCGCCGTGCTCACCGCCCTCGACAGCCTGCCCCTGGTGCCCGGCCTGCTCGAGCTGGTTGGGGTGGTGTGGGCGGTGCGCTACGGCATTCCCAAACTGTTGCGCAGCAGCGAGCGCGAACGGCTGCTGGGCGGTCTGAACCAAAGCTGGAAAGCCTTCCGCGGCAAGGACTGA
- a CDS encoding glycoside hydrolase family 57 protein: protein MAAGDLALVLHAHLPYVRSSEPGSLEEDWYFQALQECYLPLLAVLEAAAADRRQRPRLTLGLSPTLLSLLADPQLNGRFLAWIAVRQELLLQAPEDQRAAASHLAAQLEAVVNQWRQAKGKLIPRFRKLHQQGVLDLITCGATHGYLPLLRQVPEAVRAQLVTAVREHERLLGERPLGIWLPECAYYEGLDQQLVSCGLRYSVLDAHGLLHALPRPRYGVFAPICSPAGAAFFGRDSSATLPVWSAREGYPGDGAYREFHRDLGWDLPDSELASHAITSRRPLGLKLHRVTAQGCPLDQKQPYEPAVAAERIEEHAAAYLKGRATELGSLANSMERRPLLVAPFDAELFGHWWFEGPQFLAALFRQAQETGVRLVTLRESLSGSDPLQVCRPSPSSWGQGGYHDYWLNETNAWVVAEWQRASQAMVARVGRGVGSPAQRELLTQAGRELLLAQSSDWSFILRAGTTTGLAKERIERHLDRFWRLLDAIENGTELPAKWLKAIAIEDGLFPLLNAADWLPAPVQA, encoded by the coding sequence ATGGCCGCAGGCGATCTGGCCCTAGTCCTCCACGCGCATCTGCCCTACGTGCGCTCCAGCGAACCGGGTTCGCTGGAAGAAGACTGGTATTTCCAGGCGCTTCAGGAGTGCTACCTGCCGCTGCTTGCCGTGCTCGAGGCCGCCGCCGCTGACCGGCGCCAGCGCCCCCGGCTCACCCTCGGCCTCTCGCCCACCCTGCTTTCCCTGCTGGCCGACCCCCAGCTCAATGGCCGCTTCCTGGCCTGGATCGCCGTCCGTCAGGAGCTGCTGCTGCAAGCCCCGGAAGACCAAAGAGCAGCCGCCAGCCACCTAGCTGCCCAACTCGAAGCGGTGGTGAACCAGTGGCGCCAGGCCAAGGGAAAACTGATCCCCCGCTTCCGCAAACTGCACCAACAGGGGGTGCTCGACCTGATCACCTGCGGTGCCACCCACGGCTACCTGCCCCTGCTGCGCCAGGTGCCGGAGGCGGTGCGGGCCCAGCTGGTCACGGCCGTGCGCGAGCACGAACGCCTGCTGGGGGAGCGGCCCCTGGGCATCTGGCTGCCGGAATGCGCCTACTACGAAGGCCTCGATCAGCAGCTGGTGAGCTGCGGTCTGCGCTACTCGGTGCTCGATGCCCACGGCCTGCTGCACGCCCTGCCCCGCCCCCGCTATGGCGTGTTCGCACCGATCTGCTCGCCGGCTGGGGCGGCCTTCTTCGGCCGCGACAGCAGCGCCACCCTGCCGGTGTGGAGCGCCCGCGAGGGCTACCCCGGCGATGGCGCCTACCGGGAATTCCACCGCGACCTGGGCTGGGATCTACCCGACAGCGAACTAGCCAGCCATGCCATCACCAGCCGCCGGCCCCTCGGCCTGAAGCTGCACCGGGTCACGGCCCAGGGCTGCCCCCTCGACCAGAAACAGCCCTATGAACCCGCAGTTGCCGCCGAGCGAATCGAGGAGCATGCCGCCGCTTACCTGAAGGGGCGAGCCACAGAACTCGGGAGCCTGGCCAACTCGATGGAGCGCCGGCCCCTGCTGGTGGCCCCCTTCGACGCCGAGCTTTTTGGTCACTGGTGGTTTGAGGGACCCCAGTTTCTAGCGGCCCTATTCCGCCAGGCCCAAGAGACCGGCGTGCGCCTTGTGACCCTGCGGGAGTCCCTTAGCGGCAGCGACCCCCTACAGGTGTGCCGCCCCTCCCCCAGCAGCTGGGGCCAGGGGGGCTACCACGACTACTGGCTCAACGAAACCAACGCTTGGGTGGTGGCCGAGTGGCAACGGGCCTCCCAGGCCATGGTTGCTCGCGTGGGTCGCGGCGTTGGCAGCCCAGCCCAGCGAGAACTGCTCACCCAGGCGGGCCGGGAGCTGCTGCTGGCCCAAAGCTCTGATTGGAGCTTCATCCTGCGGGCCGGCACCACCACCGGACTGGCCAAAGAAAGGATTGAGCGCCACCTGGATCGCTTCTGGCGCCTGCTGGATGCGATCGAAAACGGCACCGAGCTACCCGCCAAATGGCTCAAGGCAATAGCCATCGAAGATGGCCTATTCCCCCTGCTCAATGCGGCTGATTGGCTGCCGGCGCCGGTCCAGGCCTAG
- the trxA gene encoding thioredoxin, translating into MSSAAAVTDASFEQDVLKSDLPVLIDFWAPWCGPCRMVAPIVDEIATEFEGKIKVFKLNTDENPNVASQYGIRSIPTLMIFKGGQKVDTVVGAVPKTTLSSTISKYL; encoded by the coding sequence ATGTCCAGCGCCGCCGCTGTCACTGATGCCTCCTTTGAGCAAGACGTGCTCAAAAGTGATTTGCCCGTGCTGATCGACTTCTGGGCACCCTGGTGCGGCCCCTGCCGCATGGTGGCGCCAATCGTCGACGAAATCGCCACCGAATTCGAAGGCAAAATCAAGGTGTTCAAGCTAAATACCGACGAAAATCCCAACGTCGCCAGCCAGTACGGCATCCGCAGCATCCCCACCCTGATGATCTTCAAGGGGGGCCAGAAGGTCGACACCGTGGTTGGTGCCGTGCCTAAAACCACCCTGTCGTCCACAATTTCCAAGTACCTCTGA
- the gyrA gene encoding DNA gyrase subunit A — protein sequence MADPSGPGADIPGESGGNGDSRIILTDLRNEMSRSYLEYAMSVIVGRALPDARDGLKPVHRRILYAMYELGLTSDRPYRKCARVVGEVLGKYHPHGDTAVYDALVRMAQDFNMRMPLVNGHGNFGSVDGDPPAAMRYTESRLQALTTDSLLDDIEAETVDFADNFDGSQQEPTVMPARIPQLLLNGSTGIAVGMATNIPPHNLTELIDGTLALIANPDIDDLQLMAIIPGPDFPTGGQILGRRGIRDTYTTGRGSVTMRGVASVETLEVKGRPDRDAVIITELPFQTNKASLIERIAELVNDKKLEGISDIRDESDRDGMRIVIELRRDAYPQVVLNNLFKLTPLQNNFSAYMLALVRSEPVLLTLRKMLQVFLDFRIETIERRTRYFLRKAEERDHILLGLLLALDQLDPIIALIRAASDAATARVQLQERHGLSEIQADAILQMQLRRLTALEADKIRLEHEDLVAKIADYKDILANRERVLTIITEELGAIRTRYNSPRRTEILDLEGGLEDIDLIANERSVVLLTENGYLKRMPVSEFEATSRGTRGKAGTKTQGEEAVRLFISCNDHDNLLLFSDRGVVYTVPAYRVPISSRAAKGTPIVQMLPIPREEQITSLLAVSEFTDDGVLVMLTSGGTIKRTRLSAFANIRSNGLIAIDLVEGDALTWVRLALPGDSILIGSRNGMTIHFRLNDEELRPLGRTARGVRAMNLRPGDQLVSMDVLPAELADRVASSAGAEDDDSEEVAPSEGPWVLVASASGLGKRVPVDQFRLQKRAGMGLRAIKFRNKSDVLVGLKVLGAGEELLLVSEKGVIVRTQADAVPQQSRAATGVRLQKLDARDRLSEVVLVPPAAEEEEVPALEEEASAPTNPAEEGVQLPAAEDA from the coding sequence ATGGCGGACCCCAGCGGACCCGGTGCTGACATACCGGGGGAGTCCGGCGGCAACGGTGATTCGCGGATCATCCTGACCGATCTGCGCAACGAGATGTCGCGCTCCTATTTGGAGTATGCGATGAGCGTGATCGTGGGTCGGGCCCTGCCCGATGCCCGCGATGGCCTCAAGCCGGTGCACCGGCGCATCCTTTACGCCATGTATGAGCTGGGCCTGACCAGCGACCGGCCCTACAGGAAGTGCGCCCGTGTGGTGGGTGAGGTGCTTGGTAAGTACCACCCCCACGGCGATACGGCGGTGTACGACGCCCTGGTGCGGATGGCCCAGGACTTCAACATGCGCATGCCCCTGGTGAATGGGCACGGCAATTTTGGCTCGGTCGACGGCGACCCCCCGGCCGCCATGCGCTACACCGAATCGCGGCTGCAGGCGCTGACGACCGACAGCCTGCTCGACGACATCGAGGCCGAGACGGTCGACTTCGCCGACAACTTTGACGGCTCCCAGCAGGAGCCCACCGTGATGCCGGCGCGGATTCCGCAGCTGCTGCTCAACGGCTCCACCGGCATCGCCGTGGGCATGGCGACCAACATCCCACCCCACAACCTCACCGAGCTGATCGACGGCACGCTGGCGCTGATCGCCAACCCCGACATCGACGATCTGCAGTTGATGGCGATCATCCCGGGGCCCGACTTCCCCACGGGAGGCCAGATCTTGGGTCGCCGCGGTATCCGTGACACCTACACCACCGGTCGTGGTTCAGTGACCATGCGGGGCGTCGCCTCAGTTGAAACGCTGGAGGTGAAGGGCCGCCCCGACCGGGATGCGGTGATCATCACCGAATTGCCCTTCCAAACCAACAAGGCCTCGCTGATTGAGCGGATCGCTGAGCTGGTTAACGACAAGAAGCTGGAGGGGATCTCTGATATCCGCGATGAATCCGACCGCGATGGCATGCGGATCGTGATCGAATTGCGCCGTGACGCCTACCCCCAGGTGGTGCTGAACAACCTGTTCAAACTCACGCCGCTGCAAAACAACTTCAGCGCCTACATGCTGGCGTTGGTGAGGTCGGAGCCGGTGCTGCTCACCCTGCGCAAGATGCTGCAGGTGTTTCTCGACTTTCGCATCGAGACGATCGAGCGCCGCACCCGCTACTTCCTGCGCAAAGCCGAGGAGCGCGACCACATTTTGTTGGGCCTGCTGCTGGCCCTAGACCAACTCGATCCGATCATTGCCCTGATCCGGGCTGCTTCCGATGCGGCCACGGCCCGGGTGCAGCTGCAGGAGCGCCACGGCCTCAGTGAGATCCAGGCCGACGCCATCCTGCAGATGCAGCTGCGGCGACTGACGGCCCTCGAGGCCGACAAGATCCGCCTTGAGCATGAGGATTTAGTCGCCAAGATTGCCGACTACAAAGACATCCTGGCCAATCGCGAGCGTGTACTCACGATCATCACCGAAGAGCTCGGTGCGATCCGAACTCGCTACAACTCGCCCCGCCGCACGGAGATTCTGGATCTCGAGGGCGGCCTCGAAGATATCGACCTGATCGCTAATGAGCGCTCGGTGGTGTTGCTCACCGAGAACGGCTACCTGAAGCGGATGCCGGTGAGCGAATTCGAGGCCACCAGCCGCGGTACCCGCGGCAAGGCCGGCACCAAGACCCAGGGTGAGGAGGCGGTGCGGCTATTCATCAGCTGCAACGACCACGACAACCTGCTGCTGTTCTCCGATCGCGGCGTTGTTTACACCGTGCCGGCCTATCGGGTGCCGATCTCAAGCCGCGCGGCTAAGGGCACGCCGATTGTGCAGATGTTGCCGATTCCCCGCGAGGAGCAGATCACCTCGCTGCTGGCGGTGAGTGAATTCACCGATGACGGTGTGCTGGTGATGCTCACCAGTGGCGGCACGATTAAGCGCACCCGTCTATCGGCCTTTGCCAACATCCGCTCCAATGGCTTGATCGCCATCGATCTGGTGGAGGGGGATGCCCTCACCTGGGTGCGCTTGGCCCTGCCCGGCGACAGCATCCTGATCGGCTCGCGCAACGGCATGACCATTCACTTCCGTCTCAACGACGAGGAGTTGCGGCCCCTGGGCCGCACCGCCCGCGGCGTGCGGGCCATGAACCTGCGCCCCGGCGACCAGTTGGTGAGCATGGATGTGCTGCCCGCCGAGCTCGCCGATCGGGTGGCCAGTTCGGCGGGCGCCGAAGACGATGACAGTGAGGAGGTGGCACCGAGCGAGGGTCCTTGGGTGCTGGTGGCCAGTGCCAGCGGCCTGGGTAAGCGGGTGCCGGTGGATCAGTTCCGCCTGCAGAAGCGCGCCGGCATGGGCCTACGGGCGATCAAGTTCCGCAATAAGAGTGATGTGCTGGTGGGCCTCAAGGTGCTCGGGGCCGGCGAGGAGTTGCTGCTGGTGAGCGAGAAGGGGGTGATCGTGCGCACCCAGGCCGATGCGGTGCCGCAGCAGTCGCGGGCGGCTACGGGCGTGCGCTTGCAGAAGCTCGATGCCCGCGATCGCCTCAGCGAAGTGGTGCTGGTGCCACCTGCTGCTGAAGAGGAGGAAGTACCAGCCCTGGAGGAAGAGGCTTCTGCTCCTACTAACCCAGCAGAAGAAGGTGTTCAGCTCCCAGCCGCGGAGGACGCCTAA
- the crtL gene encoding lycopene beta cyclase gives MSPAQPLDALVIGAGPAGLAIAAALGAEGLKVVVLSPEDCRDPWPNTYGIWGDEVDALGLGHLLEHRWSYTCSYFGSGSSDSADPANSPTCHRRDYGLFDKNRLQQFWLERCEAAGVQWLRGRALELSHGSGRSQVATAAGEVLEARLVLDASGHKAVFVQRPDRGPVAGQAAYGVVGRFSAPPVEPGQFVLMDYRCDHLSPEERSEPPTFLYAMDLGQGRFFVEETSLALAAPVPYATLKQRLERRLAHRGVAIEQVEHEEFCLFPMNLPLPDLDQPVLAFGGAAAMVHPASGYLVGALLRRAPVLAAAVAARLRAEPAADSLQLAQAGWQALWPPELRRKHALYQFGLEKLMRFSEPQLRGHFASFFSLPSAQWYGFLTNTLSLGELLAAMLALFATAPWSVRWGLMGMRGREVQLGLRMLDP, from the coding sequence GTGAGCCCAGCGCAGCCACTGGATGCGCTGGTGATCGGAGCCGGGCCCGCGGGCCTGGCCATAGCGGCCGCCCTTGGGGCCGAGGGGCTGAAGGTGGTGGTGCTCTCTCCGGAGGATTGCCGCGACCCCTGGCCCAACACCTACGGGATCTGGGGAGACGAGGTGGATGCCCTAGGCCTGGGCCACCTGCTGGAGCACCGCTGGAGCTACACCTGCAGTTACTTCGGCTCCGGCAGCAGCGACTCTGCCGATCCAGCCAACAGCCCCACCTGTCATCGCCGCGATTACGGCCTGTTCGACAAAAACAGGCTGCAGCAGTTCTGGTTGGAGCGTTGTGAGGCCGCCGGCGTGCAGTGGCTGCGCGGGCGGGCACTGGAGCTGAGCCATGGGAGCGGCCGCAGCCAGGTGGCCACCGCCGCAGGGGAAGTGCTGGAAGCAAGGCTGGTGCTAGATGCAAGCGGCCACAAGGCGGTGTTTGTGCAGCGGCCTGATCGCGGGCCCGTAGCTGGCCAGGCGGCCTATGGCGTGGTGGGACGCTTCTCGGCGCCTCCGGTGGAGCCGGGGCAGTTCGTGCTGATGGATTACCGCTGCGACCATCTCAGCCCCGAGGAGCGCAGCGAGCCCCCCACTTTTCTCTATGCGATGGATCTGGGCCAGGGACGGTTTTTTGTGGAGGAGACCTCCCTGGCCCTGGCGGCACCGGTGCCCTACGCCACGCTCAAGCAGCGCCTCGAGCGGCGGCTGGCCCATCGCGGTGTGGCGATCGAGCAAGTGGAGCACGAGGAGTTTTGCCTGTTTCCGATGAACCTGCCCTTACCGGATCTGGATCAGCCCGTGCTGGCCTTTGGTGGGGCTGCGGCGATGGTGCATCCGGCCTCCGGCTACCTGGTGGGGGCGCTGCTGCGCCGGGCGCCGGTGCTGGCGGCGGCGGTGGCGGCGCGGCTGCGGGCTGAACCGGCCGCGGATTCGCTGCAGCTGGCCCAGGCGGGCTGGCAGGCGCTCTGGCCCCCGGAGCTACGCCGTAAACATGCCCTTTATCAATTTGGCCTGGAGAAATTGATGCGCTTCTCCGAGCCCCAGCTGCGCGGTCACTTCGCCAGCTTTTTCTCCCTGCCCAGCGCCCAGTGGTATGGCTTTTTGACCAATACGCTCAGCCTGGGCGAGCTGCTGGCGGCGATGCTTGCCCTGTTTGCCACGGCACCTTGGAGCGTGCGCTGGGGCCTGATGGGCATGCGGGGCCGGGAGGTGCAGCTGGGTCTGCGCATGCTGGATCCCTAG
- a CDS encoding CARDB domain-containing protein, whose product MRLVLYPLQRINNLESDLGVDQLRYENGAAHFRVYNRGDLDVSDVGVAVVVNDRYSGHHYLSLPWLEAGAEETFAVPLELEPGRHHLEVLADPQQQILEDRSLQSSNRVALEVVV is encoded by the coding sequence ATGCGTCTAGTGCTCTACCCCCTGCAACGCATTAACAATCTGGAGAGCGATCTCGGCGTTGACCAGTTGCGCTACGAAAATGGCGCCGCCCACTTTCGGGTATACAACCGGGGCGACCTTGATGTGAGCGATGTGGGGGTGGCTGTGGTGGTGAACGACCGATATAGCGGCCACCACTATCTGAGCCTGCCCTGGCTGGAGGCAGGAGCTGAGGAGACCTTTGCTGTGCCGCTTGAGCTTGAACCGGGTCGCCATCACCTAGAGGTGCTCGCCGATCCTCAGCAGCAAATTCTTGAGGACCGATCTCTCCAGTCCAGCAACAGGGTGGCGCTTGAGGTGGTGGTGTGA
- a CDS encoding homocysteine biosynthesis protein: MPKSDPFPPRQEAELRLKQQRGQLQVRAAADYRSLVQQAGLAEAYASTDVVVAADAGFSDQASLLLSLGPTDPPIRLRDGQLAGVAGLAGCGSGELVLPIGGGLGDAMGGAQLLGALLQGRALPFNASGEATALHPRRELHTELGLEQIGAGRLLLQRAISENGVVALSQAEGPCPSPYGTLLGPAANALYSCGGAGSIGLTMPGLSLLGPGSPVLVGGNIGWVIGAGSGHQPGCRRQASGHARSPGAAAAVSVDLHGLRPEWVRPCFFEGHGSALLIAIAAPVPLINAEVARQAAAGPQELEAPVLDLSVPRRIKPSLGSVSYAELLSGTIQVAGRSVACAPSHSPRLAAAACEALIAALIDGSFPLRLPVVPLSSRPSLLPIEA, encoded by the coding sequence ATGCCCAAATCCGATCCATTCCCGCCACGCCAGGAGGCGGAGCTAAGGCTCAAGCAGCAACGGGGCCAGCTGCAGGTGCGCGCCGCCGCTGATTACCGCAGCCTGGTGCAGCAAGCCGGGCTGGCCGAGGCCTACGCCAGCACTGATGTGGTGGTGGCAGCCGATGCGGGCTTCAGCGACCAGGCCAGCCTGCTCCTAAGCCTCGGCCCCACGGATCCACCGATCCGCCTGCGCGACGGCCAGCTGGCCGGAGTGGCGGGGTTGGCGGGCTGCGGCAGCGGCGAGCTGGTGCTGCCAATCGGCGGCGGCCTAGGCGATGCGATGGGCGGCGCCCAGCTGCTCGGCGCCCTGCTGCAGGGCCGAGCCCTGCCCTTCAACGCCAGCGGTGAGGCCACCGCCCTGCACCCGCGCCGGGAGCTGCACACGGAGCTGGGGCTGGAGCAGATCGGCGCTGGCAGGCTGCTGCTGCAGCGGGCCATTAGTGAAAACGGCGTGGTCGCCCTCAGCCAGGCGGAGGGGCCCTGCCCCAGCCCCTACGGCACCCTGCTGGGGCCAGCCGCCAACGCCCTTTATTCCTGCGGCGGCGCCGGCAGCATCGGCCTCACCATGCCGGGGTTGTCGCTGCTGGGGCCTGGCTCACCGGTGCTGGTGGGCGGCAACATCGGCTGGGTGATCGGCGCTGGCAGCGGCCACCAGCCCGGTTGCCGGCGCCAGGCCAGCGGCCATGCCCGCAGCCCCGGCGCGGCCGCCGCCGTGAGCGTGGATTTGCACGGCCTGCGGCCCGAGTGGGTGCGCCCCTGTTTTTTTGAGGGCCATGGCAGCGCCCTATTGATTGCAATTGCGGCGCCGGTGCCCCTGATCAATGCCGAGGTAGCGCGCCAGGCCGCCGCTGGCCCCCAGGAGCTCGAGGCGCCCGTGCTCGACCTGTCGGTGCCGCGGCGCATCAAACCCAGCCTGGGCTCAGTGAGCTACGCGGAGCTGCTCAGCGGCACGATCCAGGTGGCAGGCCGCTCAGTCGCCTGTGCGCCCTCCCACAGCCCGCGACTGGCCGCCGCCGCCTGCGAGGCCTTGATAGCAGCCCTGATCGACGGCAGCTTCCCCCTGCGCCTGCCGGTGGTGCCGCTGAGCAGCCGCCCCAGCCTGCTGCCGATTGAGGCCTAG
- a CDS encoding GuaB3 family IMP dehydrogenase-related protein has product MDIQLGRFRTVRRAYGIDEIALVPGGRTVDPAITDSSWSLGGISREIPIIASAMDGVVDVAMAVELSKQGALGVLNLEGVQCRYDDPNPILDRIAAVGKEDFVPLMQELYSQPVREDLIRQRIAEIKQQGGIAAVSATPVAALRFGKAIAEAGADLFFVQATVVSTEHIGPEGQESLDLEHLCRTFGVPVIIGNCVTYEVALKLMRAGAAGVMVGIGPGAACTSRGVLGIGIPQATSVSDCAAARDEYFTESGRYVPIVADGGIVNGGDICKCLACGADAVMIGSPIARASEAPGRGFHWGMATPSPVLPRGTRIKVGTTGSLEKILRGPAGLDDGTQNLLGCIRTSMGTLGARTIKDMQKVEVVVAPSLLTEGKVYQKAQQLGMGK; this is encoded by the coding sequence GTGGACATTCAGCTCGGTCGCTTCCGCACTGTGCGTCGTGCCTATGGCATTGACGAGATCGCCCTGGTGCCCGGTGGCCGCACGGTTGATCCAGCTATCACCGATAGCAGTTGGAGCCTCGGCGGCATCAGCCGCGAGATTCCGATCATCGCCAGTGCCATGGACGGGGTGGTCGATGTGGCCATGGCGGTGGAACTGAGCAAGCAGGGAGCCCTGGGCGTTTTGAACCTGGAGGGCGTCCAGTGCCGCTACGACGACCCCAATCCCATCCTCGACCGCATCGCCGCGGTGGGTAAGGAGGACTTCGTGCCCCTAATGCAGGAGCTCTACAGCCAGCCGGTGCGGGAAGACCTGATCCGTCAGCGAATTGCCGAGATCAAGCAGCAGGGAGGCATAGCGGCGGTGAGCGCCACGCCAGTGGCCGCTCTGCGATTCGGCAAGGCCATCGCCGAAGCCGGCGCCGATCTCTTCTTTGTGCAGGCAACGGTGGTCAGCACCGAGCACATCGGCCCTGAGGGCCAGGAGAGCCTCGATCTCGAACACCTTTGCCGCACCTTCGGGGTGCCCGTAATCATTGGCAATTGCGTCACCTATGAGGTGGCACTGAAGTTGATGCGGGCCGGCGCCGCCGGCGTGATGGTGGGCATCGGCCCCGGTGCTGCCTGCACCAGCCGCGGCGTGCTGGGCATTGGCATTCCCCAAGCCACCTCAGTTTCCGACTGTGCCGCCGCCCGCGACGAATATTTCACCGAGAGCGGCCGCTACGTGCCGATCGTGGCCGATGGCGGCATCGTCAACGGCGGTGACATCTGCAAGTGCCTGGCCTGCGGCGCCGACGCCGTGATGATCGGCTCCCCCATTGCCCGCGCCAGCGAGGCCCCCGGCCGGGGCTTCCACTGGGGTATGGCCACCCCTAGCCCGGTGCTGCCCCGCGGTACCCGCATCAAAGTTGGCACCACCGGCAGCCTCGAAAAGATCCTGCGTGGTCCGGCCGGTCTCGATGACGGCACCCAGAACCTGCTGGGCTGCATTCGCACCTCGATGGGCACCCTCGGCGCCCGCACCATCAAAGACATGCAGAAAGTTGAGGTGGTGGTTGCCCCATCCCTGCTCACCGAGGGCAAGGTTTACCAAAAAGCCCAGCAGCTCGGCATGGGCAAATAG